In Corynebacterium afermentans subsp. afermentans, a genomic segment contains:
- a CDS encoding glycosyltransferase family 2 protein — protein sequence MNADFLHTPEAAAGNPPLAVITVTYSPGEHLSHLIASLDAATRGKVHLVCADNGSTDGAPQRAAAEHKHVEFLPTGGNIGYGAAINVAAAALAERREANAIRSDYFLIVNPDVEFGPGSIDELIRCIDAAPEAGAAGPRIEEADGSAYPSAREVPGLATGTGHALLYDVWPHNPFSRAYKADANMHVQRTAGWLSGACLLVRWEAFDAIGGFDERYFMYLEDIDFGDRLSRAGWDNLYCPSSVILHDQGHVAGKFRKVTVPAHHGSAYRFQRDRHPHPWQAPLRWALWLGLKVRGAFQLGLRKPSRCNKT from the coding sequence GTGAATGCAGACTTTCTCCACACACCTGAGGCAGCGGCGGGCAATCCGCCGCTTGCGGTGATTACGGTGACGTACTCGCCGGGCGAGCATCTGTCGCACCTGATTGCCTCGCTCGACGCGGCGACGCGCGGCAAGGTGCACTTGGTCTGCGCGGATAACGGCTCCACCGACGGCGCGCCGCAGCGCGCGGCCGCCGAGCACAAGCACGTGGAGTTTCTGCCCACCGGGGGAAACATCGGATACGGGGCGGCGATTAATGTCGCGGCCGCGGCGCTTGCGGAGCGTCGAGAAGCGAATGCGATCCGAAGCGACTACTTCCTCATCGTCAACCCTGACGTTGAGTTCGGCCCGGGCAGCATCGACGAGCTGATCCGCTGCATCGACGCCGCGCCCGAAGCAGGTGCGGCGGGCCCACGCATCGAGGAAGCGGACGGTTCCGCGTACCCCAGCGCGCGCGAGGTGCCAGGACTTGCAACGGGTACCGGGCATGCATTGCTTTACGACGTCTGGCCGCACAACCCCTTTTCCCGCGCTTACAAAGCAGACGCGAACATGCACGTCCAGCGCACCGCAGGGTGGCTCTCCGGCGCGTGCCTGCTGGTGCGGTGGGAAGCCTTCGACGCCATCGGCGGCTTCGACGAGCGCTACTTCATGTACCTAGAAGACATCGACTTCGGCGACAGGCTTTCGCGCGCCGGGTGGGATAACTTGTACTGCCCGTCGTCGGTGATCTTGCACGATCAGGGCCATGTGGCGGGCAAGTTCCGTAAGGTCACGGTGCCCGCGCACCACGGCTCGGCCTACCGCTTCCAACGCGACAGGCACCCGCACCCGTGGCAGGCCCCGCTGCGTTGGGCGCTGTGGCTCGGGCTGAAAGTCCGCGGGGCGTTCCAGCTTGGGCTTCGCAAGCCGAGCCGGTGCAACAAAACTTAG